In the genome of Parus major isolate Abel chromosome 2, Parus_major1.1, whole genome shotgun sequence, one region contains:
- the CDH6 gene encoding cadherin-6, with amino-acid sequence MRTYHCFWLLFWAGQPHQSFLTPLSKRTSGFPEKEKVLVLSGNSRQDLHRSKRSWMWNQFFLLEEYTGTDYQYVGKLHSDQDKGDGSLKYILSGDGAGDLFIINENTGDIQATKRLDREEKPVYILRAQAINRRTGRPVEPESEFIIKIHDINDNEPMFTKDVYNASIPEMSDVGTFVVQVTATDADDPTYGNSAKVVYSILQGQPYFSVESETGIIKTALLNMDRENREQYQVVIQAKDMGGQMGGLSGTTTVNITLTDVNDNPPRFPQSTYQFRAPESTPLDSPVGRIKANDADVDENAEIEYSITEGDGYDMFGITTDKDTQEGIITVKKALDFESKNLYILKVEATNTHVDPRFLYLGPFKDSATVRIQVEDVDEPPMFSRPAYIMEVKEDVPLNSVIGTVTAQDPDAAKNPVKYSVDRHTDMDRVFNINSGNGSIFTSKPLDRETLLWHNITVIAAEINNPKQSSRVPVFIKVLDVNDNAPEFAMLYETFVCENAKAEQLIQTLSAVDKDDPYNGHQFSFSLAPEAASSSNFTLQDNRDNTAGIFTRKTRYNRHETSTYFLPVVISDNDYPIQSSTETVTIRVCACDHRGKMLSCNAEALIHPTGLSTGALIAILLCIIILLVTVVLFAALRRQRKKEPLIISKEDIRDNIVSYNDEGGGEEDTQAFDIGTLRNPEAIDDNKLRRDIVPETLFMPRRTATARDNTDVRDFINQRLKENDTDPTAPPYDSLATYAYEGNGSVAESLSSLESVTTDGDQDYDYLSDWGPRFKKLADMYGSMDSDKDS; translated from the exons CTGCATTCAGACCAGGATAAAGGAGACGGATCACTTAAATACATCCTTtctggagatggagcaggagacCTCTTCATTATCAATGAAAACACTGGTGACATCCAGGCCACAAAAAGACTAGACAGGGAAGAGAAGCCTGTGTACATACTCCGTGCCCAGGCTATAAACAGAAGGACTGGAAGACCAGTGGAACCAGAATCTGAGTTCATCATTAAGATCCATGATATCAATGACAATGAGCCAATGTTTACAAAGGATGTTTACAATGCCAGCATTCCCGAAATGTCAGATGTTG gtaCCTTTGTTGTGCAAGTCACTGCAACAGATGCCGATGACCCTACATATGGGAACAGTGCTAAAGTTGTCTACAGCATTCTCCAGGGACAACCATATTTCTCCGTCGAATCTGAGACAG GCATTATTAAAACTGCTTTACTGAACATGGACCGTGAAAATAGGGAGCAATACCAAGTGGTCATCCAGGCTAAAGACATGGGAGGCCAGATGGGCGGATTATCAGGAACCACCACTGTGAACATCACGTTGACTGACGTAAACGACAATCCACCTCGCTTCCCCCAGA GCACATACCAGTTCAGAGCTCCTGAGTCTACGCCACTCGACTCCCCGGTTGGCAGGATAAAAGCCAATGATGCTGACGTGGATGAAAATGCAGAGATTGAATACAGCATCACTGAGGGGGACGGATATGACATGTTTGGAATTACCACAGACAAGGACACACAGGAAGGAATTATAACTGTGAAAAAG gcaCTGGATTTCGAAAGTAAAAACTTGTATATTCTCAAAGTGGAAGCTACCAATACTCATGTGGACCCTCGATTCCTGTACTTGGGGCCATTCAAGGACTCAGCTACAGTCAGAATTCAGGTGGAGGATGTAGATGAACCCCCCATGTTCAGCAGACCAGCATACATAATGGAAGTGAAAGAAGATGTTCCATTAAACAGTGTAATAGGAACAGTAACTGCTCAGGATCCAGATGCTGCCAAGAACCCTGTCAA GTACTCTGTAGATCGCCACACTGATATGGACAGAGTATTCAACATCAATTCAGGAAATGGTTCGATATTCACTTCAAAACCCCTTGACCGGGAAACACTGCTGTGGCACAACATTACAGTAATAGCAGCAGAGATCA acaacccaaaacaaagcagccGTGTCCCAGTGTTCATTAAGGTTTTGGATGTAAATGACAATGCTCCGGAGTTTGCCATGCTTTACGAGACCTTCGTCTGCGAAAACGCAAAGGCAGAACAG CTGATACAAACATTAAGTGCTGTTGATAAAGATGACCCTTACAATGGACATCAGTTTTCATTCTCCTTAGCTCCCgaggcagccagcagctcaaACTTTACACTACAGGACAACAGAG ACAACACAGCGGGGATTTTCACTCGAAAAACCAGATATAACCGGCATGAAACAAGTACCTACTTCTTGCCAGTGGTGATATCAGATAATGATTACCCcatccagagcagcactgaaacaGTGACTATTCGGGTGTGTGCTTGTGACCATCGGGGAAAGATGCTCTCCTGTAATGCAGAAGCCTTGATTCATCCTACTGGTCTTAGCACTGGGGCTCTTATTGCCATTCTTCTCTGCATCATTATATTACTTG ttACCGTGGTGCTGTTTGCAGCGCTGAGACGGCAGCGGAAAAAAGAGCCTTTGATAATTTCCAAAGAAGACATCAGAGACAACATTGTCAGTTATAATGATGAAGGTGGTGGAGAGGAAGACACCCAGGCGTTTGATATCGGCACGCTGAGGAATCCCGAAGCCATAGATGATAATAAATTACGCAGAGACATTGTGCCGGAAACACTTTTCATGCCGCGGCGGACTGCAACAGCACGAGATAACACGGATGTCAGAGATTTTATTAACCAAAGGTTAAAGGAAAATGATACAGATCCAACAGCACCCCCGTATGACTCATTAGCAACCTACGCGTACGAAGGTAATGGTTCTGTGGCCGAGTCCCTCAGCTCCTTGGAGTCGGTGACTACAGACGGAGATCAGGACTACGATTACCTCAGTGACTGGGGACCTCGGTTTAAAAAGCTGGCAGATATGTATGGCTCAATGGACAGTGACAAAGACTCGTAA